One window from the genome of Salvia miltiorrhiza cultivar Shanhuang (shh) chromosome 7, IMPLAD_Smil_shh, whole genome shotgun sequence encodes:
- the LOC130994043 gene encoding uncharacterized protein LOC130994043, with protein MEEWIRELERIFEHIECTDAHKVSCAVFQFCEDASHWWESFKRSMTEQARQGLTWNRFKEIVTNQYFPRSYRNQKEAEFLDLKQGELSITDYEMKFNQLSRYATRLVNTNDQKTDRFLRGLRP; from the coding sequence ATGGAGGAATGGATAAGAGAGCTGGAAAGAATCTTTGAACATATCGAGTGCACTGATGCCCACAAAGTTTCATGTGCTGTCTTTCAATTCTGCGAGGATGCTAGCCATTGGTGGGAGTCCTTCAAGCGATCAATGACCGAACAAGCGCGACAAGGGTTGACATGGAATAGGTTCAAGGAGATTGTGACCAACCAATACTTTCCACGCTCCTACCGCAATCAAAAGGAGGCCGAATTCTTGGATCTCAAACAAGGAGAGCTATCTATCACCGACTACGAAATGAAGTTCAACCAGCTTTCACGCTATGCCACACGCCTAGTCAATACCAATGACCAAAAAACGGATAGGTTCTTAAGGGGACTACGACCATAA